From the genome of Rhodothermales bacterium, one region includes:
- a CDS encoding amino acid permease, giving the protein MADRPAPTSSPAAGRFGTFKGVFTPNVLTILGIILFLRTGWVVGQAGLWGALAIIVLANAISFLTGLSLSAIATSMDVKAGGNYYLISRSLGLEIGGAIGIPLYLSQAISVAFYIIGFTEAVSAMPFFAAYSPAVIATVVALVFVVIAWVGADFALKIQYGILAILAAALVSFFTGGWGDFVEPNLMPQFTEGINFWIVFAVFFPAVTGIEVGISLSGDLKDPSRSIPRGTIASIVVTALIYIAAAVWFAFQLPADVLIADNLSMERIASVPALILAGVAASTLSSALGSVLAAPRTLQAVANDRVTPKWMAANLGSPTEPRMAVLITGAVAVGVIWMGDLDFVAPIITMFFLNTYGMVNLVGAIERLVGNPSFRPRFDIPLWVSLLGALGCYGAMFLINVPATAAAIVFSYGLFFALSRRRMVRTWGDVRSGIWTSLARYALLHLERQPAEHARNWRPNIMVFTGQPHNREHLVALAEWLSLGRGIVTFSQLITGAVDQPNKPKLRETARRHIRSYIKDRRMAAFAEAQIVPDFARGAVSVAQAHGIGQLESNAVMMGWSGTPEGRALLMEVLRNMTDLQKSVLFLNVDSARGFGQRRVINVWWGGRGGNADLMLLLAHLVHEHRAWDRAELRVLRIVDSEEGVEQTQAATEALLAEVRVEATVRIIVRKDPARPIADLLAEHSAEADLTFLGMQRPDADASKAYGERLHTLAQAVGSVVMVCNGQPQGALLQGE; this is encoded by the coding sequence ATGGCTGACCGCCCGGCCCCCACGTCTTCTCCCGCTGCCGGTCGGTTCGGCACCTTCAAAGGGGTCTTCACCCCGAACGTCCTCACGATCCTCGGCATCATCCTGTTCTTGCGGACGGGGTGGGTCGTCGGGCAGGCGGGGCTGTGGGGCGCGCTCGCCATCATCGTGCTCGCGAACGCGATCTCGTTTCTGACCGGCCTCTCGCTCTCGGCGATCGCGACGAGCATGGACGTGAAGGCGGGGGGGAACTACTACCTCATCTCGCGCTCGCTCGGGCTCGAAATCGGCGGGGCGATCGGGATCCCGCTGTATCTGTCGCAGGCGATCTCCGTCGCGTTCTACATCATCGGCTTCACCGAGGCCGTCTCGGCGATGCCGTTCTTCGCGGCCTACAGCCCGGCTGTCATTGCCACGGTCGTCGCGCTCGTGTTCGTCGTGATCGCGTGGGTCGGGGCCGACTTCGCGCTGAAGATCCAGTACGGCATCCTCGCGATCCTCGCCGCCGCGCTCGTGTCGTTCTTCACCGGCGGCTGGGGCGATTTCGTCGAGCCGAACCTGATGCCGCAGTTCACCGAGGGGATCAACTTCTGGATCGTCTTCGCCGTGTTCTTCCCGGCGGTGACGGGGATCGAGGTCGGCATCTCGCTCTCGGGCGACCTCAAGGACCCGAGCCGGAGCATCCCGCGCGGGACGATCGCGTCGATCGTCGTGACGGCGCTGATCTACATCGCCGCCGCCGTGTGGTTCGCCTTCCAACTCCCGGCCGACGTGCTCATCGCCGACAACCTCTCGATGGAGCGGATCGCGAGCGTGCCCGCGCTGATTCTCGCGGGCGTGGCGGCGAGCACGCTGTCGTCGGCGCTCGGCAGCGTGCTCGCCGCGCCGCGCACGCTGCAGGCCGTCGCGAACGACCGCGTCACGCCGAAGTGGATGGCGGCGAACCTCGGCAGCCCGACCGAGCCGCGCATGGCCGTGCTCATCACCGGCGCCGTCGCCGTCGGCGTGATCTGGATGGGCGACCTCGACTTCGTCGCGCCCATCATCACGATGTTCTTCCTCAACACGTACGGGATGGTGAACCTCGTCGGCGCGATCGAGCGGCTCGTCGGGAATCCCAGCTTCCGCCCGCGCTTCGACATCCCGCTGTGGGTGTCCCTCCTCGGCGCGCTCGGCTGCTACGGCGCGATGTTCCTCATCAACGTGCCCGCGACGGCGGCGGCGATCGTGTTCTCTTACGGCCTCTTCTTCGCCCTAAGTCGGCGGCGGATGGTGCGGACGTGGGGCGACGTCCGCAGCGGGATCTGGACCTCGCTCGCGCGCTACGCCCTGCTCCACCTCGAACGGCAGCCGGCCGAGCACGCCCGCAACTGGCGCCCGAACATCATGGTGTTCACCGGGCAGCCGCACAACCGCGAGCACCTCGTCGCCCTCGCCGAGTGGCTCAGCCTCGGCCGCGGCATCGTGACGTTCTCCCAGCTCATCACCGGGGCCGTCGATCAGCCGAACAAGCCGAAGCTGCGCGAGACGGCGCGGCGCCACATCCGCTCGTACATCAAGGACCGGCGGATGGCCGCCTTTGCCGAAGCGCAGATCGTGCCCGACTTCGCGCGCGGCGCCGTCTCCGTAGCCCAGGCGCATGGCATCGGGCAGCTCGAATCGAACGCCGTGATGATGGGGTGGAGCGGGACGCCCGAGGGCCGCGCCCTGCTGATGGAGGTGCTCCGCAATATGACCGACCTCCAGAAGTCCGTCCTCTTCCTCAACGTCGATTCCGCGCGTGGATTCGGACAGCGGCGCGTGATCAATGTGTGGTGGGGCGGGCGCGGCGGGAATGCCGACCTCATGCTGCTCCTCGCCCACCTCGTCCACGAGCACCGCGCGTGGGACCGCGCCGAGCTCCGCGTCCTCCGCATCGTGGACAGCGAAGAGGGCGTCGAGCAGACGCAGGCGGCGACGGAAGCGCTCCTCGCCGAGGTCCGCGTGGAGGCGACGGTCCGCATCATCGTGCGCAAAGACCCGGCGCGGCCGATCGCGGACCTGCTGGCCGAGCACAGCGCGGAGGCCGACCTGACGTTCCTCGGCATGCAACGGCCCGATGCCGATGCGTCGAAGGCTTACGGTGAACGGCTCCACACGCTCGCCCAAGCCGTGGGCAGCGTGGTCATGGTGTGCAACGGACAGCCGCAGGGCGCCCTCTTGCAGGGGGAGTGA
- a CDS encoding bifunctional oligoribonuclease/PAP phosphatase NrnA, which translates to MLPTVLSHLLDAERVVITTHLRPDGDALGSQIGLGLFLRKLGKDVTLINSDAAPRNLEWMMDLAEVTTFTGALKQLKRIAEADALVVVDTGVEERIGKLGPSWRDAPGVKLLIDHHPNPETWFDHQLLRTEAAATGELIYDLIAAHDADLIDGEIATALYAAIMTDTGSFRYGSTTARVHQITADLLERGDIAPEPIHVAIFDTRMPSTLRLLSRALDTITTVYDGQLAYVVVSLDAMNGVGARSDEAEGIVSYPLSMEGVRAAVIFLETPSGIKCSFRSKGALAINGWARAFGGGGHRNAAGAYIREPLREVIDRVIAAAPKHLDLGEEYEVSDEIKDEDLALLASFQGKL; encoded by the coding sequence ATGCTCCCCACGGTCCTCTCGCACCTCCTCGACGCCGAGCGCGTCGTCATCACCACCCACCTCCGGCCCGACGGCGACGCGCTCGGCTCGCAGATCGGCCTCGGTCTGTTCCTGCGGAAGCTGGGCAAAGACGTCACGCTCATCAACTCGGACGCGGCCCCGCGCAACCTCGAGTGGATGATGGACCTCGCCGAGGTCACGACGTTCACGGGCGCGCTCAAGCAGCTCAAGCGGATCGCCGAGGCCGACGCGCTCGTCGTCGTCGATACGGGCGTGGAGGAGCGGATCGGGAAGCTCGGGCCGAGTTGGCGCGACGCGCCGGGCGTGAAGCTGCTCATCGATCACCACCCGAATCCCGAGACGTGGTTCGACCACCAGCTCCTCAGGACCGAGGCCGCCGCGACGGGCGAGCTGATCTACGACCTCATCGCGGCGCACGACGCCGACCTCATCGACGGCGAGATCGCCACGGCGCTCTACGCCGCGATCATGACCGACACCGGCTCGTTCCGCTACGGCTCGACGACGGCCCGCGTCCACCAGATCACCGCCGACCTGCTGGAGCGCGGCGACATCGCCCCCGAACCCATCCACGTCGCCATCTTCGACACGCGGATGCCGAGCACGTTGCGGCTGCTCTCCCGCGCGCTCGACACGATCACGACGGTCTACGACGGGCAACTCGCCTACGTCGTCGTCTCGCTCGACGCGATGAACGGCGTCGGGGCGCGCTCGGACGAGGCGGAGGGGATCGTGAGCTACCCGCTCTCGATGGAGGGCGTCCGCGCCGCCGTCATCTTCCTCGAAACGCCGTCGGGAATCAAGTGCTCGTTCCGCTCCAAAGGTGCGCTCGCCATCAACGGGTGGGCGCGTGCATTCGGCGGCGGCGGCCACCGCAACGCGGCCGGGGCGTACATCCGCGAGCCGCTCCGCGAGGTCATCGACCGCGTCATAGCCGCCGCGCCGAAGCACCTCGATCTCGGCGAGGAGTACGAGGTCAGCGACGAGATCAAAGACGAAGACCTCGCGCTCCTCGCCTCGTTCCAGGGCAAGCTCTGA
- a CDS encoding NAD(P)/FAD-dependent oxidoreductase, producing MPHPTPIRSVDAAPAADGMQPRPRVVVVGTGHGGLEAVRALRKAPVDVLLIDRNNYHKFQPLLYQVGTAGLQPGQITQPARHIFQGQENFDFLMAKVLGVDFDARQVLVDVGPPVSYDYLLLAAGASTAYFGVEGAETFSFPLKNVSDAVNLRSHVMGQFEAANRNPGLIEEGALTFAVVGGGATGVETAGALIELFDRVLVKDFPGLDVDRARVVLVEMGPDLMAAYQPELRAYTRRVLEKRGVEVRTETAVERVTARGLNLKSGETLAAQTVVWGAGVRANPLADELGVEQTRGGRVVVDEHLRIPGRPDVFVVGDMAGGTSPEGELYPQVAQVAIQQGIHAARTVERELRGLAPEPFRYRDLGMMATIGRNAAIVEFPGGFTLKGFPAWLAWAGLHVVKLVGFRNQVGVLLNWVYNYFTYDRGPRLILTTFPETDEVEPERRAVLATAPTSPAPGGSHDARLG from the coding sequence ATGCCTCACCCCACTCCCATTCGCTCTGTCGATGCCGCCCCCGCCGCCGACGGGATGCAGCCGCGCCCCCGCGTCGTCGTCGTCGGAACGGGCCACGGCGGGCTCGAAGCCGTCCGCGCGCTGCGGAAAGCGCCCGTCGACGTGCTCCTCATCGATCGCAACAACTACCACAAATTCCAGCCGCTGCTGTATCAGGTCGGCACGGCGGGGCTCCAGCCGGGGCAGATCACACAGCCCGCCCGCCACATCTTCCAGGGGCAGGAGAACTTCGACTTCCTCATGGCGAAGGTGCTCGGCGTCGACTTCGACGCGCGGCAGGTGCTCGTCGACGTCGGCCCGCCCGTCTCGTACGACTACCTCTTGCTCGCCGCCGGAGCCTCGACGGCGTACTTCGGCGTCGAAGGGGCCGAGACGTTCTCGTTCCCGCTTAAGAACGTCTCCGACGCCGTCAACCTGCGGAGCCACGTCATGGGGCAGTTCGAGGCGGCGAACCGGAACCCCGGCCTCATCGAAGAGGGCGCGCTCACGTTCGCCGTCGTCGGCGGCGGGGCGACGGGCGTGGAGACGGCGGGCGCACTCATCGAACTCTTCGACCGTGTCCTCGTGAAGGACTTTCCCGGCCTCGACGTGGACCGGGCGCGCGTCGTGCTCGTCGAGATGGGACCGGATCTGATGGCGGCGTATCAGCCGGAGCTGCGGGCGTACACGCGGCGTGTGCTGGAGAAGCGTGGCGTCGAAGTGCGCACCGAGACGGCCGTCGAGCGCGTGACGGCGCGCGGTCTCAACTTGAAAAGCGGCGAGACGCTGGCGGCGCAGACCGTCGTGTGGGGCGCGGGCGTCCGCGCGAACCCGCTCGCCGACGAACTCGGCGTCGAGCAGACGCGGGGCGGGCGCGTCGTGGTCGACGAGCACCTCCGCATCCCCGGCCGGCCCGACGTGTTCGTCGTCGGCGACATGGCGGGGGGGACGAGTCCCGAGGGCGAACTCTACCCGCAGGTGGCGCAGGTGGCGATCCAGCAGGGCATCCACGCTGCGCGCACCGTCGAGCGCGAGCTGCGCGGGCTCGCGCCCGAGCCGTTCCGCTACCGCGATCTCGGCATGATGGCGACGATCGGCCGCAACGCCGCGATCGTCGAGTTCCCCGGCGGGTTCACGCTGAAGGGGTTTCCGGCGTGGCTCGCGTGGGCCGGGCTCCACGTCGTCAAGCTCGTGGGGTTTCGGAACCAGGTCGGCGTCCTCCTCAACTGGGTCTACAACTACTTCACGTACGACCGCGGGCCACGGCTCATCCTCACGACGTTCCCCGAGACGGACGAGGTGGAGCCCGAGCGCCGCGCCGTGCTCGCGACCGCGCCGACCTCGCCCGCGCCGGGCGGCTCGCACGACGCGAGGCTGGGGTAG
- a CDS encoding NAD(P)H-binding protein, whose translation MRIAVFGATGRTGREVVTQALAAGHTVTAFVRNRDKLAAQQDLSNERLTAVTGDVRDYDAVARAVEGADAVVSCLAPVPKEGLVQTEGTRNIVRAMEAHGVRRIVSETGAGVEAPGDPERSLGGKLMRGVMQLVAGKILADGEGHAEVLRASDLDYAVVRPPRLTDAPHSGRYRHGILALGPGASVARADVADFMLAEATGGEYHRAEPHVTGA comes from the coding sequence ATGCGAATCGCCGTCTTCGGCGCCACCGGCCGCACCGGCCGGGAGGTCGTCACGCAAGCCCTCGCCGCCGGCCACACCGTCACCGCCTTCGTCCGCAACCGCGACAAGCTCGCCGCCCAGCAGGACCTCTCGAACGAACGCCTCACCGCCGTCACCGGCGACGTCCGCGACTACGACGCCGTCGCCCGCGCCGTCGAGGGCGCCGACGCCGTCGTGTCGTGCCTCGCGCCCGTTCCGAAAGAGGGCCTCGTGCAGACCGAGGGCACGCGGAACATCGTCCGGGCGATGGAGGCCCACGGCGTCCGCCGCATCGTGAGCGAAACCGGCGCCGGCGTCGAGGCTCCCGGCGACCCCGAGCGCTCGCTCGGCGGGAAGCTCATGCGCGGCGTGATGCAGCTCGTCGCCGGGAAGATCCTCGCCGACGGCGAGGGCCACGCCGAGGTCCTCCGCGCCTCTGACCTCGACTACGCCGTCGTCCGCCCGCCGCGGCTCACCGACGCCCCGCACTCCGGCCGCTACCGCCACGGCATCCTCGCGCTCGGCCCCGGCGCCAGCGTCGCCCGCGCCGACGTCGCCGATTTCATGCTAGCCGAGGCGACGGGCGGGGAGTACCACCGCGCCGAGCCCCACGTGACGGGTGCGTGA
- a CDS encoding cation transporter produces the protein MSTIKADYHIEGMSCRHCIDAVEGELKQIDGLAVEEVAIGRARVRYEANDVTPSDIEAAIDEAGYSVQSVEQIA, from the coding sequence ATGAGCACCATCAAAGCGGACTACCACATCGAAGGCATGAGCTGCCGCCACTGCATCGACGCGGTGGAAGGCGAGCTCAAACAGATCGACGGCCTCGCCGTCGAGGAGGTCGCCATCGGTCGGGCGCGCGTGCGCTACGAAGCGAACGACGTCACGCCGTCCGACATCGAAGCGGCCATCGACGAAGCCGGCTACAGCGTGCAGTCGGTCGAGCAGATCGCCTGA
- a CDS encoding phosphotransferase family protein, with protein sequence MPDAPRDWIDRPKPVRTGEALDERALAAFLREHVELDGDVTVEQFPSGFSNLTYLVRVGERDLVLRRPPFGANVKGGHDMEREFTILQRLHGRVPVPEPLAFDGGDVLGAPCYLMERVRGVILRGQMPPAMQPDPATMAGIADAFVDTFADLHSLDLDAAGLADFGQPEGYVQRQVDGWTRRYQRAKTDDVSEIDRVAAWLDANLPPESGVTLIHNDYKCDNLVLDAGDCTRVRAVLDWEMATVGDPLMDLGSTLGYWVEPDDSHVLQMLALSPTTLPGNPTREALVARYERATGRTVEQPVFYYVYGLFKLAVIVQQIYKRYVLGHTADERFAGLIHAVRVCGQTAERAIERGRISGLG encoded by the coding sequence ATGCCCGACGCGCCCCGCGATTGGATCGACCGGCCGAAGCCCGTCCGCACGGGCGAAGCGCTCGACGAACGCGCGCTCGCCGCGTTCCTCCGCGAACACGTCGAGCTCGATGGCGACGTGACCGTTGAGCAGTTCCCGAGCGGGTTCTCGAACCTGACGTACCTCGTTCGCGTCGGCGAGCGCGACCTCGTCCTCCGCCGCCCGCCGTTCGGCGCGAACGTGAAGGGCGGGCACGACATGGAGCGAGAGTTCACGATCCTCCAGCGGCTCCACGGGCGCGTCCCCGTCCCCGAGCCGCTCGCCTTCGACGGCGGGGATGTGCTCGGCGCGCCGTGCTACCTGATGGAGCGTGTGCGCGGCGTGATCCTCCGAGGCCAGATGCCACCCGCGATGCAGCCCGACCCCGCGACGATGGCGGGCATCGCCGACGCCTTCGTCGACACGTTCGCCGACTTGCACAGCCTCGACCTCGACGCGGCCGGGCTCGCCGACTTCGGCCAGCCCGAGGGCTACGTGCAGCGGCAGGTCGACGGCTGGACGCGGCGCTACCAGCGGGCGAAGACCGACGACGTGTCCGAGATCGACCGCGTCGCCGCGTGGCTCGACGCCAACCTGCCACCGGAGTCTGGAGTCACTCTAATCCACAACGACTACAAGTGTGACAACCTCGTCCTCGACGCTGGGGATTGTACGCGCGTCCGCGCCGTGCTCGACTGGGAGATGGCGACGGTCGGCGACCCGCTGATGGATCTGGGCTCGACGCTCGGCTACTGGGTCGAGCCCGACGACTCGCACGTGCTGCAGATGCTCGCGCTCAGCCCGACGACGCTGCCGGGGAATCCGACGCGCGAGGCACTCGTCGCGCGCTACGAACGGGCGACGGGACGGACGGTCGAGCAGCCGGTGTTCTACTACGTCTACGGCCTGTTCAAGCTCGCCGTGATCGTGCAGCAGATCTACAAGCGCTACGTGCTCGGCCACACGGCGGACGAGCGGTTCGCCGGGCTGATCCACGCCGTCCGTGTCTGCGGGCAGACCGCCGAGCGAGCGATCGAGCGCGGCCGGATCAGCGGGCTCGGGTGA